One part of the Rhodococcus oxybenzonivorans genome encodes these proteins:
- a CDS encoding substrate-binding domain-containing protein has product MPRSRQPRRQATLASLAAELNISRTTVSNAYNRPDQLSAELRDRVLQAAKRRGYPGPDPVARSLRTRKAGAVGLLLTEALSYSFRDPAAMSFLSGLAESCESAGQGLLLIPAGPGRDDADAAAVVQQAGVDGFVVYSVADDDPYLAAVCERHLPVVICDQPREIPGASLVGIDDRAAMRALTDYLIGLGHRDFGVLSMRLGRDRSDGIADAERLRSPNFHVQRERIGGVRDAMSDAGLNPETLTVVERFEHTGRSGHAAAAQALGANPNITALVCTTDVLALGAVDWARWQGIDVPGQLSITGFDGVGEALREGITTVRQPQEDKGRRAGALLMSPSHSGVATVEMLYTELSRGSTAGPAPR; this is encoded by the coding sequence ATGCCCAGGTCTCGACAGCCGCGCCGCCAAGCCACGCTGGCGTCGCTCGCGGCCGAGCTCAATATCTCGCGAACGACGGTGTCCAACGCCTACAACAGGCCGGACCAACTTTCCGCGGAACTCCGCGACCGGGTACTGCAAGCCGCGAAACGCCGCGGCTATCCGGGGCCGGATCCGGTGGCTCGTTCATTGCGCACACGTAAGGCGGGTGCTGTGGGGCTCCTGCTGACCGAGGCGCTCAGCTATTCCTTCCGTGACCCGGCGGCGATGAGCTTCCTGTCCGGGCTCGCGGAGTCGTGTGAGTCGGCGGGGCAAGGCCTGCTTCTGATCCCGGCCGGGCCGGGGCGTGACGACGCCGACGCCGCGGCCGTCGTGCAGCAGGCCGGTGTCGACGGGTTCGTCGTCTACTCGGTGGCGGACGACGATCCGTACCTCGCGGCGGTGTGCGAGAGGCACCTCCCCGTTGTGATCTGCGATCAGCCCCGGGAGATACCGGGAGCATCACTCGTGGGAATCGACGATCGGGCCGCGATGCGGGCGCTCACCGACTACCTCATCGGGCTCGGGCACCGCGACTTCGGGGTGCTCAGCATGCGGTTGGGCCGCGACCGCTCGGATGGGATCGCCGATGCGGAACGGTTGCGCTCGCCGAACTTCCATGTGCAGCGCGAGCGCATCGGTGGAGTTCGCGACGCGATGTCCGATGCCGGCCTGAACCCGGAGACGCTCACCGTCGTCGAGCGTTTCGAGCACACCGGACGATCCGGTCACGCAGCCGCCGCCCAAGCGCTCGGCGCGAATCCGAACATCACCGCCCTCGTCTGCACCACCGACGTGCTGGCGCTCGGCGCCGTGGACTGGGCGCGCTGGCAAGGTATCGACGTTCCCGGCCAACTGTCGATCACCGGATTCGACGGCGTCGGCGAAGCGCTCCGCGAGGGAATCACCACCGTGCGGCAGCCTCAGGAAGACAAGGGCAGGCGCGCCGGCGCCCTGCTGATGTCTCCGTCGCACTCCGGCGTCGCAACGGTCGAAATGCTCTACACCGAGCTGTCGCGCGGATCCACCGCCGGCCCCGCACCTCGCTGA